One part of the Arachidicoccus terrestris genome encodes these proteins:
- a CDS encoding MFS transporter, which translates to MKRSYTIVSLIMLTFFVISFLTNIIGALNPDFIQDFDLSLTLAALLPFAFFIAYGLVSIPTGILLEKYREKKIMIFGFVTAFAGSLILAIWPNYLTAIISLFIIGSGMAMLQVVINPLLRTAGGEKNYAFTSVLAQLIFGAASFLSPRAFTYVVQRLSSDADSKYTGLVPSGMPWIALYWIFALISLAMIIIIALMKFPKVELNEDEKAGSLKVHLALLRKPVVILYFLGIFFYVGTEQGLNNNISLLLQTLHGVDPATAADTLGNFWGYMTVGNILGLLLLKIMDSRLLLRIFTILAMISLAVGLFGSGGTVLYAFPMVGFFISVMYPIIFSLALNSMSEHHGSFAGILVTAIIGGAVIPLIMGAISDQFGLTGGMIVLFLTMGYILSIGFWAKPLINNATIGSKKKNNDG; encoded by the coding sequence ATGAAAAGGAGTTATACTATTGTTAGCCTTATCATGCTCACATTTTTTGTGATCTCCTTTCTGACTAACATTATTGGTGCTTTAAATCCTGATTTTATTCAGGATTTTGATTTGAGTCTGACCTTAGCAGCACTGCTTCCCTTTGCTTTTTTTATTGCTTACGGCTTGGTTTCTATTCCGACGGGAATACTACTGGAAAAGTACCGGGAAAAGAAAATTATGATATTTGGGTTCGTGACTGCTTTTGCCGGCTCTCTGATACTGGCCATATGGCCAAACTATCTAACGGCTATCATATCGCTGTTTATTATCGGCAGTGGAATGGCTATGCTTCAGGTGGTCATTAATCCGCTGCTTCGGACAGCAGGAGGGGAGAAAAACTATGCTTTTACTTCTGTCCTGGCCCAACTGATTTTCGGGGCTGCCTCTTTTTTAAGCCCAAGGGCTTTTACCTATGTAGTCCAGCGTCTTTCCAGTGATGCGGATTCAAAATACACCGGTCTTGTACCATCGGGCATGCCCTGGATTGCTTTATATTGGATATTTGCATTGATTTCCCTGGCCATGATCATTATCATTGCTCTGATGAAGTTTCCAAAGGTGGAGTTGAACGAGGATGAGAAAGCAGGCTCTTTAAAAGTGCATCTGGCGCTCCTTCGAAAACCTGTTGTAATCTTGTATTTTTTGGGAATCTTCTTTTATGTAGGAACTGAGCAGGGGCTGAATAATAATATTTCTTTACTGCTTCAGACCTTACATGGGGTCGATCCGGCTACTGCCGCTGATACGCTGGGTAACTTCTGGGGATATATGACGGTTGGCAATATCCTGGGACTGTTGCTGCTCAAAATAATGGATAGCCGGCTATTACTGCGTATATTTACAATTCTGGCGATGATAAGCCTGGCAGTGGGATTATTTGGATCAGGCGGTACTGTTTTATATGCGTTCCCCATGGTGGGATTCTTTATTTCTGTTATGTATCCGATTATTTTCTCTCTTGCTTTAAATTCCATGAGTGAACACCATGGCTCTTTTGCGGGCATTCTGGTAACGGCAATTATCGGCGGTGCTGTCATCCCACTCATCATGGGTGCAATAAGTGACCAGTTTGGACTCACTGGTGGCATGATTGTACTATTTTTGACAATGGGTTACATTCTAAGTATCGGCTTCTGGGCTAAACCTTTGATTAATAATGCGACGATCGGCAGTAAAAAAAAGAATAACGATGGATGA
- a CDS encoding erythromycin esterase family protein has protein sequence MKRIKKNEAETVPNGYYIKQVKNACHELKHDKDLDPLIKRIGDARIVMLGEASHGTHEFYTWRARISRRLIDEQGFNFIAVEGDWPDCYALNRYVKQYGAEMTAVDVLKQFNRWPTWMWANWEIVAFADWLKKYNQPISTQRKIGFYGLDVYSLWESMEVIMQYLKKNDPDALAVAREAFNCFEPYKKDEGRYARASRFVSESCEPKMLRLLATIHEKMPRYDGDIEQAFNMEQNALVAVNAEKYYRTMLKGDAHSWNVRDSHMQDTLERLLLFHGPRSKAIVWAHNTHIGDAGATEMADEGMYNIGELSRRKYNDTVLIGFGTYKGGVIAGEYWGDDMKKMTVPEAKQDSWEHVLHQGASHSCLLMMNQLKESALEVPIGHRAIGVVYRPEYERAANYVKSIIPFRYDAFIFIDETTALHPLHIQPDNLEIPETYPFGI, from the coding sequence ATGAAACGAATTAAAAAAAACGAGGCTGAAACCGTACCAAACGGTTACTATATTAAGCAGGTGAAAAATGCTTGTCATGAACTAAAGCATGATAAAGATCTTGATCCGCTGATAAAAAGAATTGGGGATGCACGTATTGTCATGCTGGGTGAGGCTTCTCATGGCACCCATGAGTTTTATACCTGGCGAGCCCGGATCAGTCGACGGCTTATTGATGAGCAGGGGTTTAATTTTATTGCTGTGGAAGGTGATTGGCCGGATTGTTACGCACTTAACCGATATGTTAAGCAGTATGGCGCTGAGATGACTGCGGTTGATGTTCTGAAGCAGTTCAACCGCTGGCCAACGTGGATGTGGGCGAACTGGGAAATAGTGGCGTTTGCGGATTGGTTAAAGAAATATAATCAGCCAATTTCCACACAAAGAAAAATAGGTTTCTACGGGCTTGATGTATATAGTCTGTGGGAATCTATGGAAGTAATAATGCAGTATCTCAAGAAAAACGATCCGGATGCGTTAGCAGTCGCACGAGAGGCCTTTAACTGTTTTGAACCGTATAAAAAAGACGAAGGGCGTTATGCAAGGGCCAGTCGTTTTGTTTCGGAAAGCTGCGAACCGAAAATGTTACGGCTCTTAGCTACAATACACGAAAAAATGCCCCGGTATGATGGCGATATTGAACAAGCGTTTAATATGGAGCAGAATGCATTAGTAGCTGTCAATGCAGAAAAATACTATCGGACGATGTTAAAGGGGGATGCCCATTCGTGGAATGTCAGAGATAGTCATATGCAAGATACCTTGGAGCGTTTACTGTTATTTCACGGGCCCAGGTCCAAAGCCATCGTGTGGGCACATAATACACATATCGGAGATGCGGGTGCCACTGAAATGGCAGACGAAGGAATGTACAATATAGGTGAGTTATCCCGTAGAAAATACAACGATACTGTGCTAATCGGCTTCGGGACTTATAAAGGTGGTGTTATCGCAGGTGAATACTGGGGAGATGATATGAAGAAAATGACGGTGCCTGAAGCCAAGCAAGATAGCTGGGAACATGTTCTGCACCAAGGAGCCAGTCACAGTTGCCTGCTAATGATGAATCAACTTAAAGAAAGTGCACTAGAGGTCCCTATTGGCCATAGAGCCATCGGTGTTGTATATCGCCCTGAATATGAAAGAGCGGCAAACTATGTAAAAAGCATTATTCCGTTCCGTTATGACGCATTCATCTTTATAGATGAGACAACTGCCTTACATCCTTTACATATCCAGCCTGATAACCTGGAAATTCCTGAAACATATCCGTTTGGTATATAG
- a CDS encoding DUF3823 domain-containing protein yields MKKYRFLYYLSLMGLLSIGISSCQKDNFEAPKTRFTGHLVYQGKPIQVKNTGDQISAVYFELWQSGFGKSGAINVYLNQDGSFSALLFNGDYRLVIPSSQGPFLSLENEQTHSDTIPLSLHGSTDMDIEVLPYYMVDKADFSIGTDSVVTATASISKIITDNRAKDIESVSLYVNRTAFVDEDNKIAFGSIAGSDITNLSSIKLTAKIPEDISGGNIGVADQDYFYARVGVKISGVDDRIFSEIVKVQLK; encoded by the coding sequence ATGAAAAAGTATCGTTTTTTATATTATCTATCTTTAATGGGGCTGCTGAGCATTGGTATAAGCAGTTGCCAGAAGGACAATTTTGAGGCACCCAAGACCCGGTTTACCGGCCATCTCGTATACCAGGGGAAACCAATCCAGGTGAAAAATACGGGAGATCAGATATCAGCAGTTTATTTTGAACTCTGGCAATCAGGGTTTGGTAAGAGCGGGGCCATTAACGTTTATCTGAATCAGGATGGCTCCTTTTCTGCTTTGTTATTTAATGGAGATTACCGGCTGGTCATTCCTTCATCACAGGGACCGTTTTTGAGCCTGGAAAATGAACAGACTCATTCTGACACGATCCCTTTAAGCTTACATGGCAGTACAGATATGGATATTGAGGTATTGCCGTACTATATGGTAGACAAGGCTGATTTTAGCATAGGAACTGATTCTGTAGTAACGGCTACAGCCAGTATTAGTAAGATTATCACGGATAACAGAGCCAAAGATATCGAATCTGTTAGCCTATACGTCAATAGAACGGCCTTTGTGGATGAGGATAATAAAATTGCCTTTGGTTCCATAGCGGGCTCAGATATCACCAATCTTTCCAGCATTAAACTGACTGCTAAGATACCTGAGGATATATCCGGAGGCAATATTGGTGTCGCGGATCAGGACTATTTCTACGCCAGGGTAGGCGTAAAGATCTCTGGTGTCGATGACCGGATCTTTTCTGAAATTGTAAAGGTCCAGTTGAAGTAG
- a CDS encoding phosphoribosyltransferase, which produces MKHRKICTRLSIKKEMGGNMFFWDIHGYKNREEAGHLLAASLDRYADMNGVVLAIPRGGVPIGYIIATSLNFKLDLALSKKIGHPLHKEYAIGAVSLTDSFVDDNTRVPSEYFEKEISVIRTRLREMYRMYMGANHTPEALSGKTVILTDDGLATGHTMLSTLQMVKTHHPNEIIVAVPVASQSSIDLLSEQVDVVICPLVPDIFKGVGEFYEDFRQLSDEEVVKYIQLYNKTINI; this is translated from the coding sequence ATGAAACACAGAAAGATTTGTACACGATTGAGTATCAAAAAAGAAATGGGAGGCAACATGTTTTTTTGGGATATACATGGTTATAAAAACAGGGAAGAGGCTGGGCATTTGCTAGCAGCATCGCTTGACCGATATGCGGATATGAATGGCGTTGTTCTGGCCATTCCAAGAGGAGGGGTGCCGATTGGCTATATAATTGCGACATCACTCAATTTTAAACTAGATCTGGCATTGTCAAAAAAGATAGGCCATCCGCTGCATAAAGAATACGCCATCGGCGCAGTAAGCCTGACAGATAGTTTTGTCGATGATAACACACGGGTTCCGAGCGAGTATTTCGAAAAGGAAATATCAGTTATTCGTACACGTTTACGGGAAATGTACAGAATGTATATGGGAGCCAATCATACACCTGAAGCACTATCGGGGAAAACTGTGATTTTAACAGACGATGGATTGGCTACCGGGCATACCATGTTGAGTACTTTACAGATGGTAAAGACACATCACCCTAACGAGATTATAGTGGCCGTCCCTGTCGCTAGTCAGTCAAGCATCGACCTTTTGTCTGAGCAGGTAGATGTGGTAATCTGCCCGCTTGTGCCAGATATATTCAAAGGTGTAGGTGAGTTCTATGAAGACTTTAGACAATTGAGTGATGAAGAGGTTGTGAAATACATACAACTATACAATAAAACTATTAATATTTGA
- a CDS encoding response regulator has protein sequence MKKILIQERNKDVREVLQIALESVNYMIFTLNDATNLLSTIKQLQPHLLIMEFHRKTEACMDIFNKVFSNHPRLPVIAFSSNPQCEKLYHSLGFCGFIPKPFDLKQLYKTISDILTDSTPAD, from the coding sequence ATGAAAAAGATTTTGATTCAAGAAAGAAATAAAGATGTTCGCGAAGTCCTCCAAATTGCGTTGGAAAGCGTAAATTATATGATATTCACCTTGAATGATGCGACAAATCTGCTATCGACTATTAAGCAGCTTCAGCCTCATCTCCTTATTATGGAATTTCATCGGAAAACGGAAGCCTGTATGGATATCTTTAATAAGGTTTTTTCAAACCACCCCAGATTACCGGTCATCGCCTTTAGCAGTAATCCGCAATGTGAAAAATTATACCATAGTTTAGGGTTCTGTGGCTTTATACCCAAACCTTTTGATCTGAAACAGCTTTATAAAACTATAAGCGATATTCTAACTGACAGTACGCCGGCGGACTGA
- a CDS encoding helix-turn-helix domain-containing protein: MKDLVKIGKKVKQFREGNAFSLVNFAIVTGVSAATLSRIENAGQYSQEMLDPICAIMGISAEDLLTTDVTKISKEQIAGRIEDQVEKRGIRKTELNQINRKRKTFHGPSYLVRQAMEDGFLSQFRHVNEIQTYIKDEYGITLISSSITNALNRKEDIIYKPSGISNYKQYKFVRRKSKI; this comes from the coding sequence GTGAAAGATTTAGTCAAAATTGGTAAAAAAGTAAAGCAGTTTAGAGAAGGGAATGCTTTCTCTTTGGTTAATTTTGCCATCGTTACAGGGGTGAGTGCTGCTACACTTTCTAGAATCGAAAACGCAGGGCAATACAGCCAGGAAATGTTAGATCCCATTTGTGCGATTATGGGCATAAGCGCAGAAGATCTGTTGACAACAGATGTTACAAAAATTTCCAAGGAACAGATAGCTGGCCGAATTGAGGACCAGGTTGAGAAAAGGGGCATTAGAAAAACAGAGCTCAATCAAATTAATCGGAAACGTAAGACTTTTCACGGGCCTTCCTATTTAGTCAGACAAGCTATGGAAGACGGCTTCCTGAGTCAATTCAGACATGTAAATGAGATCCAGACCTATATCAAAGATGAATACGGTATAACACTTATATCTTCAAGTATTACCAATGCCCTGAATAGAAAAGAAGATATTATCTACAAGCCTTCCGGTATTTCTAACTATAAGCAATACAAATTTGTCCGCCGAAAAAGTAAAATATAG
- a CDS encoding RagB/SusD family nutrient uptake outer membrane protein, which translates to MKKIYLIVMMASLLASGCSKDFLTNDPTSILKTDQVFGSKELAFSALADLYKGYVDLQTITNWSEFTNYDEAFPSEAGNYWRVQQTDYPYDWWSIWNYDYIRHINIYIERCRASKALADEDKQRFIAEARFLRAANYFELVKRMGGVPIITEPLTYDYNGDPSYLQHARAKESEVYDFVLAELDTAQQYLPDDAGVQDRASKGVCLAMQSRAALYAASIAKYGAMTPSVSLPGGEVGIPTAEARKYYEISRKASLTLVNSHKYSLYMKKPEDLSDNFAALFYDKSNNPEVIFAQNFKLKSGTIEAWTLNNQPRAIAEEAQGGRLNPTLNLALKYETLDNKYTPFVLKNGADYAYYDQETDIFKNRDARLAGTFILPGSQFKGKDVDIWAGYYVAATGRIITSNVFGGLAQLPGRNYKEKVVGGSGPIDGLEFGAQTGFYVRKFMDPATGSGQIGTQSEVWWVRYRYGEVLLNLAEAEFELGNKDSAAIFLNMIRRRAGFKTDLTPTQITFDRIVHERRVELAFEGHELFDNKRWRIAHKVWNGQSISITDLDNGIGKAAAPNTMAYGLWSYKVYAPGTANDGKWIFKVVKPSEVTAAHRFQTGNYYSKINQDIISNNPKIVKNPNQ; encoded by the coding sequence ATGAAGAAGATATATTTGATAGTCATGATGGCCAGTTTACTGGCTTCTGGCTGTAGTAAAGATTTCTTAACCAATGATCCGACCTCTATTCTAAAAACAGATCAGGTTTTTGGGTCTAAAGAGCTGGCTTTTTCAGCATTGGCGGACCTGTATAAGGGCTATGTGGATTTGCAGACGATTACGAACTGGTCGGAGTTTACAAATTATGATGAGGCTTTTCCTTCTGAGGCTGGCAATTACTGGCGCGTTCAGCAAACCGATTACCCTTACGACTGGTGGAGCATATGGAATTATGATTATATCCGCCATATCAATATCTATATTGAACGTTGTCGCGCTTCAAAAGCCTTGGCAGATGAAGACAAGCAGCGTTTCATTGCAGAAGCACGCTTTTTAAGGGCAGCCAATTACTTTGAGCTGGTAAAAAGAATGGGAGGGGTGCCTATTATAACTGAACCTCTGACCTACGACTATAATGGTGATCCGTCTTATTTACAGCACGCCAGAGCCAAGGAGTCAGAAGTATACGATTTTGTATTAGCTGAATTAGACACCGCCCAACAGTATTTGCCCGATGATGCCGGTGTGCAGGACCGAGCCTCTAAGGGTGTGTGTTTAGCCATGCAGTCAAGAGCAGCTTTGTATGCGGCCTCCATCGCCAAATATGGAGCTATGACGCCCAGCGTTTCGTTACCTGGTGGAGAAGTAGGCATTCCTACTGCTGAGGCCAGAAAATACTATGAGATCTCCAGAAAGGCTTCTCTGACACTGGTGAATAGTCATAAGTATAGTCTGTATATGAAAAAACCGGAGGATTTGTCTGATAATTTTGCAGCACTCTTTTATGACAAGTCTAACAATCCAGAGGTCATCTTCGCTCAAAATTTCAAGCTGAAGAGCGGCACCATTGAAGCATGGACCCTGAATAATCAACCCAGAGCTATTGCAGAAGAAGCACAGGGAGGCAGGCTTAACCCTACACTGAATCTGGCGCTTAAATATGAAACGCTGGATAACAAGTACACACCATTTGTACTAAAAAATGGCGCCGATTATGCTTATTATGATCAGGAGACGGATATATTTAAAAATCGTGATGCACGTCTGGCAGGCACTTTTATTTTGCCGGGTAGTCAGTTTAAGGGTAAAGATGTAGATATCTGGGCTGGTTATTATGTCGCAGCAACGGGCAGGATCATTACCTCGAATGTGTTTGGCGGACTGGCTCAGTTACCGGGCAGGAACTATAAGGAAAAGGTGGTAGGTGGATCCGGCCCGATTGATGGGTTAGAGTTTGGTGCACAGACCGGGTTCTATGTACGTAAGTTTATGGACCCTGCAACGGGTTCTGGCCAGATCGGTACGCAGAGTGAAGTTTGGTGGGTAAGATACCGCTACGGAGAAGTGCTGCTTAACCTGGCTGAAGCCGAATTTGAATTGGGGAATAAAGATTCTGCCGCTATTTTCCTGAATATGATCCGCCGTCGTGCCGGGTTTAAAACAGACCTCACGCCCACGCAGATTACCTTTGACAGGATCGTTCATGAAAGACGGGTAGAGCTGGCCTTTGAGGGACATGAATTGTTTGATAACAAGCGCTGGCGTATTGCACATAAAGTCTGGAATGGTCAGAGTATCAGTATTACAGATCTGGACAATGGTATTGGCAAGGCGGCTGCTCCCAATACGATGGCCTACGGCCTATGGTCTTATAAAGTATATGCACCCGGTACCGCTAATGATGGCAAATGGATCTTTAAAGTGGTCAAGCCAAGTGAAGTAACGGCTGCTCATCGTTTTCAGACGGGTAACTACTACTCTAAGATCAATCAGGATATCATTAGCAATAATCCCAAGATCGTTAAAAACCCTAATCAATAG